From one Lolium rigidum isolate FL_2022 chromosome 4, APGP_CSIRO_Lrig_0.1, whole genome shotgun sequence genomic stretch:
- the LOC124706513 gene encoding transcription factor MYBC1-like, protein MREEEEPSWFARFDEDLPAPDELMPLSQSLITRDLAAAFDIPTHAGAGHGGLPSGGAGGAGGADGQDMNGGGASSAAGSSGGGGGGGNGDEPARTLKRPRLVWTPQLHKRFVDAVAHLGIKNAVPKTIMQLMSVDGLTRENVASHLQKYRLYLKRMQGLGNGGGGGSHSSGSGGTDAATEHLFATGPSPFLPPGRGPAGPDPYNSAPYAPMPAAHHHHHQVHHPSQIAHFHHPAARPLGHYGAGPGNAGGFDHGFLSRAVAGGAPVGPPAMHHRMVGAGAAMGMMAPSSFADDLDLGSRGGGGGAVGGRRELTLFPTSGDH, encoded by the coding sequence atgagggaggaggaggagcccagcTGGTTCGCGCGCTTCGACGAGGACCTGCCGGCGCCCGACGAGCTCATGCCGCTCTCGCAGTCGCTCATCACGCGCgacctcgccgccgccttcgacaTCCCCACGCACGCCGGGGCCGGCCACGGCGGCCTGCCCTccggaggcgccggcggcgccggcggcgccgacggCCAGGACAtgaacggcggcggcgcgtcctcGGCCGCCGGGtccagcggcggcgggggcggcggcggcaacggcgaCGAGCCGGCCCGGACGCTCAAGCGGCCGCGCCTCGTGTGGacgccgcagctgcacaagcgcTTCGTGGACGCCGTCGCGCACCTCGGCATCAAGAACGCCGTGCCCAAGACCATAATGCAGCTCATGAGCGTCGACGGCCTCACGCGcgagaacgtcgcctcccacctcCAGAAGTACCGCCTCTACCTCAAGCGCATGCAGGGCCTCGGcaacggcggcgggggcggcagcCACtcctccggctcggggggcacggaCGCCGCCACCGAGCACCTCTTCGCCACGGGCCCGTCCCCGTTCCTCCCGCCCGGCCGCGGCCCGGCCGGCCCCGACCCCTACAACAGCGCCCCCTACGCGCCCATGCCCgccgcgcaccaccaccaccaccaggtcCACCACCCGTCGCAGATCGCCCACTTCCACCACCCCGCCGCGCGCCCGCTCGGCCACTACGGCGCCGGCCCGGGCAACGCGGGCGGATTCGACCACGGCTTCCTcagccgcgccgtcgccggcggcgcgcccgTCGGCCCGCCAGCGATGCACCACCGCATGGTCGGCGCAGGGGCCGCCATGGGGATGATGGCGCCCTCCTCcttcgccgacgacctcgacctcGGAtcccgcggcggcggtggcggtgccgtcgGCGGGCGCCGCGAGCTCACCCTGTTCCCGACTTCAGGGGACCACTGA